TTCGGTATTGATCTGTTCCCCGGAAGTTTGTGGTGGTATTCGTTATTTATCTACAAATTCTATAAACCTGTGATATATAACGTAACTGACacgatatttttttgtaaaaaatgattgtaattataataattaatcaaAACTAACGAAGTAAATTATGGTCACATTTCCTTACCTTAAATATCtattagttttcaaaaaataaaattatggtcACACAGACGTACACCATTGCGTTCATGATATGTTTGAAGCAACCGGAGCTTCTAGCTCTGGTGGTAAATGGCTCTGTGAGTTCCATTATCCGGGTTCGAATCTCAACCACTGGAGAATTCACATACGGAATTCCAACGCTTGAGATCGAAAACCGTTCACGTAATCCACATGGACTATCTCGATGGGGCCATGGGATCAGGATAttcggttataaaaaaaatatatgttaaaagaATTAGTCCGTCAATGTGAATActcggttataaaaaaaaatatatattaaaagaaagaGTCTGTCAATCTGTCCACGTGATATGTTTCTATCAGGACATATTTTTTATAGCTGCAAGTGTTAATATACTCCCCCGTAGATTACGTGTCTTGGTACATTTCTTCGTTTTTAATTTCTGTAGTTCTAGTTGCAAatgttatgttttgattttcaCGTATCTAATATAGGGTACTATTTTAGGGCATCAATCAATTTACTTATACGATTTACCACAAAGAGATTCATTCATGCATTAAAATTGACACAAGGTCAAAAGTAAAATAAGGAATTTAAAAATTGGGATAGGGGCGACAGAGCCAGGTAAGCAAAGAGTCGCCATCCAATTAAAAGGATAGCAACTTCTGCAACGTGTGTGTGTACTTGGGAGTTGGGTCTGACTATAATTCCGAATCTTGTTCCTACGGTTTCAGACCATCCGATTCTTAACGGTTCAGATTGTTTAGAAGCATCAGTACGTCACGTCCACAAGAATCGCGTCCTTACTGAAGCATCAGTACATCATCTAGATAATGATGATGGTATATCAATTATTGAAGAATGAATAGTAAGGGGAATCCATTGAACTAGATGCAATACTTTTTTTGTTCTAACGGGGACCTTATGTAAGATGTCTATCCACAGCTTTGTAAATCAATTCTACAATTAAATATCATTAATGTCTTATGAAGACAACTTTTGTAAGAAAAAGGAAGCAAAAGTCATATTGATCTGCTTTTGGGAACTTCGATTAGTCATAAAAATTGTTGTAACATTGATGAAAGGATAATATATAACACCGTCCCGAGTTGTTgaccaaacaagaaaaataaaccaCCTTCCCTAGTTCAGTACTGTATGTTTGACCAAAAGTGAAAGGACAGAAAAATACTAATCAACTAAATACTCATCCCCCAATTCCAACCTTTTTGGGGGTCCAACAcgtcttttacaaaaaaaaaaaaagagtactaTTAAGAAGCAAACCTTATTTTTCCtcatttacataaatatatatctcTAAAAAACCTCTAATTACAAAATCTGTAATTTCACTTGTCTagcaatatatattttctaatagaaaaatagaaaacttttaaatattttttattctgattttccgaaaaaattgtaagaatattagtatattttaaacacgaataaaaatttatatattgtattttttagtcattttcttttttcaatgtttttttgtGTCACGCAAAGCAATTTTGTCGAGGAAAATGTAGGGTTTGTATTACTGACTTTTTTGAGATTTGATTGACTTTAAAAAAGCCAATAAAGTTAGGaagaaattaaaagataaatgaaagcaaacaaaagaaaaaaaaaaaaaagatagtaaAGGACAAAAGAGTCATTTTCAGGCATAAGAGAGTTTCTCTTTCGTCTCCATTCAAAAATTAACGCTCTCTCTATCATCATCCCCTCCTACAAATACACTCctcctttcttctcttcttcctcctcccaTCATCTCTCAATCtcaattcgaaaaaaaaaactcccatTGAGCCATCATGAATGCTTTAGCCGCAACCAACAGAAACTTCCGCCACGCGTCGCGAATCCTCGGCCTGGATTCGAAGATCGAGAAGAGTCTCATGATCCCATTCCGAGAAATCAAGGTCGAATGCACGATCCCCAAAGACGACGGGACCCTCGTCTCCTACATCGGATTCAGGGTACAGCACGACAATTCTCGCGGACCCATGAAAGGAGGAATCAGATATCACCCCGAGGTTCGTCAaagtctctctcttttttttttgggttttgaatcATTTGTTCTTGTAATTGGATTCTTGAATCGAATCTAGGGATTGGGTTTGtccaaagttttgatttttatgatttttatttttttgaaggtTGATCCTGATGAAGTGAACGCGTTAGCTCAGCTGATGACGTGGAAGACAGCTGTCGCCGACATTCCGTACGGCGGAGCTAAAGGTGGGATCGGGTGCAGCCCTCGCGACTTGAGTTTGAGCGAGCTCGAGCGTCTGACACGTGTCTTCACGCAGAAGATCCATGACCTCATTGGTATTCACACCGATGTCCCTGCTCCTGACATGGGGACTAACGCTCAGACCATGGCTTGGATTCTTGATGAGTACTCCAAGTTTCATGGGCATTCGCCTGCTGTTGTCACCGGCAAGCCCATTGTAAGAGAGGCCTTTGATTATTGATTGTGGCTGCTAAAGTTTTGAGCTTTTTTATTGGTGGGTGAGTGTTGGTTCACTTTTGGTGTTAGGATCTTGGTGGTTCGCTTGGTAGGGAAGCTGCCACAGGACGTGGTGTGGTTTATGCAACTGAAGCTCTTCTTGCTGAGTACGGCAAATCGATTCAGGGATTGACATTTGTTGTTCAGGTAAAAGATATTAACGTTGTATGTTTCATATTATATCATGTTTTACAGATATtaagaaaactattttttttttatcaaaagtattactaaaatataatttaaaactaatttatttaattataaatatacataataaaaatacaataggctatacagtttttgataaatctAAAGTTATCTATATTCGTGCAAAAACAACCAAACCTCCTTAAAACATATTGTCTGAGAATGAGAAGAAGTTGAGAGATTTGGTTGGTGTGTGATAACAGGGTTTTGGGAATGTTGGAACATGGGCAGCTAAGCTGATCCATGAGAAAGGTGGGAAAGTGGTTGCTGTGAGTGACATTACAGGTGCAGTCAGAAACCCTGAAGGT
The window above is part of the Brassica napus cultivar Da-Ae chromosome C3, Da-Ae, whole genome shotgun sequence genome. Proteins encoded here:
- the LOC106405869 gene encoding glutamate dehydrogenase 2-like codes for the protein MNALAATNRNFRHASRILGLDSKIEKSLMIPFREIKVECTIPKDDGTLVSYIGFRVQHDNSRGPMKGGIRYHPEVDPDEVNALAQLMTWKTAVADIPYGGAKGGIGCSPRDLSLSELERLTRVFTQKIHDLIGIHTDVPAPDMGTNAQTMAWILDEYSKFHGHSPAVVTGKPIDLGGSLGREAATGRGVVYATEALLAEYGKSIQGLTFVVQGFGNVGTWAAKLIHEKGGKVVAVSDITGAVRNPEGIDINALLKHKEATGSLNEFSGGDAMDSDELLLHECDVLIPCALGGVLNKENAADVKAKFIVEAANHPTDPDADEILSKKGVIILPDIYANAGGVTVSYFEWVQNIQGFMWEEEKVNLELQKYMTRAFHNIKTMCHTHSCNLRMGAFTLGVSRVARATQLRGWEA